In Halobacteriovorax sp. DA5, a genomic segment contains:
- a CDS encoding ABC-F family ATP-binding cassette domain-containing protein: MIQLVNVTKSFGGRTLFEEVTFSLNMGERIGLVGRNGTGKSTLFKVIMGIESYDSGEVKIPKSYKIGTLDQHIHFSHETVLAECMSALGPEFEYETYRAEKLLTGLGFSDEDFVKSPQSFSGGYQIRINLVKTLLTEPNCLLLDEPTNYLDIVSLQWLRSFLRTFQGEVIIITHDRSFMDSVTTHTMGVHRGKLRKIKGPTKKYYEQLEQDEIIYEQTRVNQEKKIKHMMDYVDKYRVSARGASQAQSRLKAIEKMQDMKQLEKIADLDFSFNHVSCPGKQIMKVNDLSFGYDEENLFSGVSFEVDREDRIGIIGKNGKGKSTLLNVLSHELKQRTGEIWEHPSLALGHFGQTNVKRLHAENTIAQEIQEVNTELPITRVKAIAGTMLFTGEDSDKRISVLSGGEKARVMLGKILAKKTNLLFLDEPTNHLDMESIESLGEAINDYEGACLIVTHNEDLLRSCVNKLVIFRKDGAEFFEGTYDEFLEKIGWEEDVKPIKEKPAPIKVEPVKKEEPKVSGNKYKEEEIMAQIETLEKYQSVLEEKIQNASAAGDTDAITSAGHELELVNAKIDELLELL, translated from the coding sequence ATGATTCAGCTTGTAAATGTAACTAAATCTTTTGGTGGCCGAACGCTTTTTGAAGAAGTGACGTTCTCACTCAATATGGGTGAAAGAATAGGCCTAGTGGGACGAAACGGTACTGGTAAATCGACTTTATTTAAGGTCATTATGGGGATCGAGTCCTATGATAGTGGCGAAGTAAAGATTCCAAAGTCTTATAAAATCGGTACCTTAGATCAACATATTCACTTCTCGCATGAGACTGTCTTGGCCGAGTGTATGTCAGCACTAGGGCCAGAGTTTGAATATGAAACTTACCGAGCAGAAAAACTCTTAACTGGACTAGGCTTTTCTGATGAAGATTTTGTGAAAAGTCCCCAGAGTTTTTCAGGTGGTTATCAGATACGAATTAATCTCGTCAAAACTCTTCTTACTGAGCCGAACTGCCTCTTATTAGATGAGCCAACAAATTACCTTGATATCGTCTCACTTCAGTGGCTTCGTTCATTTCTAAGAACCTTCCAAGGTGAAGTAATTATCATTACTCACGATCGTTCATTTATGGATTCGGTAACGACTCATACGATGGGTGTTCATCGTGGAAAGCTTAGAAAAATAAAAGGGCCAACAAAGAAGTACTACGAGCAGCTTGAGCAAGATGAGATTATTTATGAACAAACTCGTGTGAATCAAGAGAAGAAAATAAAGCATATGATGGATTACGTGGATAAGTACCGTGTAAGTGCCAGAGGTGCATCTCAAGCTCAGTCGCGTTTAAAGGCAATTGAAAAGATGCAAGATATGAAGCAACTAGAAAAGATAGCTGATCTTGATTTTTCTTTTAATCACGTTTCATGCCCAGGTAAGCAAATCATGAAGGTTAATGATTTGAGCTTTGGTTATGATGAAGAGAATTTATTTTCTGGTGTGAGTTTTGAAGTAGACCGTGAAGATCGAATTGGGATTATTGGAAAAAATGGTAAAGGTAAGTCGACTCTTCTCAATGTTCTCTCTCATGAGCTTAAACAGAGAACAGGAGAGATTTGGGAACACCCAAGTCTTGCCCTAGGACACTTTGGTCAAACAAATGTGAAACGTCTTCATGCAGAGAATACAATTGCTCAAGAAATCCAAGAAGTTAATACGGAACTACCTATTACGAGAGTAAAGGCAATTGCCGGAACTATGCTTTTTACTGGTGAAGATTCAGACAAGAGAATTTCTGTTTTATCTGGTGGAGAAAAAGCTAGGGTTATGCTTGGAAAAATTCTGGCAAAGAAAACGAACTTACTTTTTCTAGATGAACCAACAAACCACTTAGATATGGAGAGTATTGAGTCTCTAGGTGAAGCGATCAATGACTATGAGGGAGCATGCTTGATTGTAACTCACAATGAGGATCTTCTGCGCTCTTGTGTTAACAAACTTGTAATCTTTAGAAAAGATGGTGCCGAGTTCTTTGAGGGTACTTATGACGAATTTCTTGAAAAAATTGGTTGGGAAGAAGATGTAAAGCCAATAAAAGAAAAGCCTGCTCCGATAAAAGTAGAACCAGTAAAAAAAGAAGAGCCTAAGGTATCAGGAAATAAATATAAAGAAGAAGAGATCATGGCCCAGATTGAAACATTAGAAAAGTATCAGTCTGTTTTAGAAGAGAAAATTCAGAATGCTTCAGCGGCGGGTGACACCGATGCAATAACTAGCGCAGGCCATGAGCTTGAACTAGTTAATGCAAAAATCGATGAGTTACTAGAGTTACTATAA
- a CDS encoding phosphatidylserine/phosphatidylglycerophosphate/cardiolipin synthase family protein, whose protein sequence is MSHILVRSIRSALILTLATNVLALQIPFVDQGYVINQASADRATYSYKTDEYGRLENTKWYELTWHLLQEDYQTDYDAYIEKYGGTTFNEAKINYYSQFNFSNENRHHLVDVYPLKEWGFLNHPPIRKKIVNLSLFSEDFKRINFTTIEHSFFTSAFQIEMDKVSKSQLSFGNNVELLENHYSYKKKLELIKSAKSEILMSSLSFVCDSSVKILVNELIKAHQRGVKVYIMDDKMMSKALGHNECPNKLKDKGIQFIRANDFWKHEGRTVYHHKKLVVDGKIAIVGGQNQLNADNLSQDTDFKNKDIDIMVQGPLVTDIAIGFLKDWQYFKKKNTRNIRGRNGAIIRHTGKNIANLEKELDFYLTRLEWEEKNELRGQGQYDKILNNKDTRMKGVCRFIQQSPYEYRTNIGDAYLLALNYTNTYLGVMDPIRSDTYYNSVFKDAPLIEKFDTFKMFKKLHQKVEELQKSGISLDFITTGTDMTGNEIIDIKNEEIKELLLNETLSDKSLQKKIRKKLKSIKKWNDYFGEAHFSNLLKDYARFDSTRVWLHLSFLHSKVFYFDRILSSIGSYNFQHNATDHSYENTLLCLDKDLNNALDEVFVRDMANSVPLKFNNLE, encoded by the coding sequence ATGTCTCATATATTAGTAAGATCCATAAGATCTGCACTCATATTAACTTTGGCCACTAATGTCCTAGCGCTGCAAATTCCTTTTGTAGATCAAGGCTATGTTATCAATCAGGCAAGTGCTGACAGAGCAACATACAGCTATAAGACAGATGAGTATGGAAGGCTTGAGAATACAAAGTGGTATGAGCTGACTTGGCATCTCTTACAAGAAGATTACCAAACTGATTATGATGCCTATATAGAAAAGTATGGGGGCACAACTTTTAATGAAGCAAAGATCAATTACTACTCACAATTTAATTTTTCAAATGAGAATAGACATCATCTCGTAGATGTATACCCATTAAAAGAATGGGGTTTTTTAAATCATCCACCAATTAGAAAGAAAATAGTTAACCTATCTTTATTCTCAGAAGATTTTAAAAGGATTAATTTTACTACGATTGAACATTCCTTTTTTACATCAGCATTTCAAATAGAAATGGATAAGGTTTCAAAATCTCAACTTAGCTTTGGCAATAATGTAGAACTTCTTGAAAATCATTATTCATATAAAAAGAAACTAGAGCTTATTAAGAGCGCAAAGTCTGAGATCTTAATGTCGTCTTTGAGTTTTGTTTGCGACTCTTCTGTAAAGATACTAGTTAATGAGTTAATTAAAGCTCACCAAAGAGGCGTCAAGGTCTATATTATGGACGATAAAATGATGTCTAAAGCACTAGGACATAATGAATGTCCAAATAAGCTTAAAGATAAGGGTATTCAATTTATACGAGCAAATGATTTTTGGAAACATGAAGGACGTACAGTCTATCATCACAAGAAATTAGTCGTGGATGGAAAAATTGCTATCGTTGGCGGTCAAAATCAACTGAATGCTGACAATCTTTCCCAAGATACTGACTTCAAAAACAAAGATATTGATATCATGGTTCAAGGTCCCCTTGTCACCGATATTGCAATTGGCTTTCTAAAAGACTGGCAATATTTTAAGAAAAAAAATACTCGAAATATTAGAGGAAGAAACGGCGCTATCATCAGACACACTGGTAAGAATATCGCAAACCTAGAAAAGGAACTCGACTTTTACCTCACAAGACTAGAATGGGAAGAAAAGAATGAGCTGAGAGGGCAAGGACAATATGACAAAATATTAAATAATAAAGACACAAGAATGAAGGGAGTCTGTCGTTTTATACAACAGTCACCTTATGAATATCGAACAAATATTGGTGATGCCTACCTCCTTGCACTTAATTATACAAATACATACCTAGGAGTTATGGATCCGATTCGTTCAGATACATACTATAACTCAGTATTTAAAGATGCTCCTTTAATAGAGAAGTTTGATACATTTAAGATGTTTAAAAAATTACATCAAAAAGTAGAAGAGCTTCAAAAGAGCGGCATATCTCTAGACTTCATTACGACAGGTACTGATATGACTGGTAATGAGATTATTGACATAAAGAATGAAGAAATAAAAGAATTACTACTTAATGAAACACTTAGCGATAAATCACTACAGAAAAAAATCAGAAAAAAACTCAAAAGTATAAAAAAGTGGAATGACTATTTTGGAGAGGCCCATTTCTCTAATCTTTTAAAAGATTATGCTAGGTTTGACTCAACTCGTGTCTGGTTACATCTGAGTTTTCTGCATTCTAAAGTATTTTATTTTGATAGAATATTATCAAGTATTGGAAGCTATAACTTCCAACACAACGCTACAGATCACTCTTATGAAAATACTCTGCTTTGCTTAGATAAAGACTTAAATAATGCTTTGGACGAAGTATTTGTAAGAGATATGGCAAACTCAGTTCCACTTAAATTTAATAATTTAGAATAA
- a CDS encoding 2-oxo acid dehydrogenase subunit E2, translating to MRHIKLTKVKRLSSWRKVSMNTWKTPIDPSTFGLLKFDATNFKKYTKDKGVTPTHLFTKIIAQVFHENPQINRMIRGPHLYQRESVDIFLQVSVDHSGKDLSGTVIRNADKKSVFDIKKELMKSANNIRNDKDKSFKKVKKVVELIPNFLARPALTLLDFAMYRLNLYTKLFSVKRDPFGSCMITSVGNFGAEFAFAPIPTISHVPIVLSLFKVKEEAIVEKGEIIARETLTVGATLDHRIIDGVYASKIIAGIKKYVEHPQLL from the coding sequence ATGAGACATATTAAACTTACTAAAGTCAAACGCCTTTCTTCTTGGCGCAAAGTTTCTATGAATACATGGAAAACACCTATTGATCCTTCGACATTTGGCCTTTTAAAATTTGATGCGACTAATTTCAAAAAATACACAAAAGATAAAGGAGTAACTCCTACCCATCTTTTCACAAAAATAATTGCACAAGTATTCCACGAAAACCCACAAATTAATCGAATGATTCGTGGCCCTCATCTTTATCAAAGAGAGAGTGTCGATATCTTTTTACAAGTCTCAGTAGATCATAGTGGAAAGGACCTTTCAGGAACAGTCATTAGGAATGCTGACAAGAAAAGTGTTTTTGATATCAAGAAAGAACTGATGAAAAGTGCGAATAATATTCGAAACGACAAAGATAAATCTTTTAAAAAAGTTAAAAAGGTTGTCGAGCTTATTCCTAACTTTCTTGCGAGACCTGCCCTTACACTACTAGACTTTGCTATGTATCGACTCAATCTTTACACGAAACTCTTCAGTGTAAAACGTGATCCATTTGGATCTTGTATGATTACAAGTGTTGGTAACTTTGGTGCTGAATTTGCATTTGCTCCAATTCCCACAATCTCTCACGTGCCAATTGTTTTGAGCTTATTTAAAGTCAAAGAAGAGGCCATCGTAGAAAAAGGTGAGATTATTGCCAGAGAAACACTAACTGTTGGAGCTACACTCGATCACAGAATCATTGATGGAGTCTATGCGAGCAAGATCATTGCCGGAATTAAGAAATACGTTGAGCACCCGCAACTACTCTAA
- a CDS encoding DUF1653 domain-containing protein, with translation MSKIVKGGLYQHYKGMNYIVHDIVRHSETLEELVYYECLYENDLGKLWVRPLEMFIESIVIDGVETPRFKYIGDQKANSRL, from the coding sequence ATGAGTAAGATCGTCAAAGGTGGGTTATACCAACACTACAAAGGTATGAATTATATCGTTCATGATATTGTTCGCCATTCGGAAACATTAGAAGAGTTAGTCTACTACGAATGTCTATATGAGAATGATCTTGGAAAACTCTGGGTTCGTCCTCTAGAGATGTTTATTGAATCTATTGTTATTGATGGAGTTGAAACTCCTCGTTTCAAATACATTGGTGATCAGAAGGCAAATTCTCGCTTATGA
- a CDS encoding CopD family protein yields the protein MSYEYLKALHLISIVCWFAGLFYIVRLFIYHTEAQDKSDSERDILSAQFKIMSRRLWYGITWPACIATVIFGASLVYTTYWPMKGHYWLHLKLTLVVLLLMYQFKCHKIFKALQNDNFPHTAKFLRIWNEVATLFLFAIVFLAVIKSLEGILYGVGGIIALGVVLMAAIKFYRKVRKD from the coding sequence ATGAGTTACGAGTATTTAAAAGCACTACATTTAATTAGTATCGTTTGTTGGTTCGCAGGACTTTTTTATATTGTCCGCCTCTTTATCTATCATACTGAGGCCCAAGATAAGAGCGACAGTGAACGAGATATTTTAAGTGCTCAGTTTAAAATTATGTCTCGCAGGCTATGGTATGGAATTACCTGGCCTGCTTGTATTGCTACGGTGATCTTTGGCGCTTCATTGGTTTATACTACTTACTGGCCAATGAAAGGACACTACTGGTTACATTTAAAATTAACACTAGTTGTTTTACTGCTAATGTACCAATTTAAATGTCATAAGATTTTTAAAGCACTTCAAAATGACAATTTTCCTCATACCGCAAAATTCTTACGTATATGGAATGAAGTTGCGACACTCTTCCTTTTTGCGATTGTCTTTCTTGCTGTAATAAAAAGTTTAGAAGGAATTCTCTACGGAGTTGGCGGAATTATTGCTTTAGGAGTTGTTCTTATGGCGGCAATAAAATTTTATAGAAAAGTAAGGAAGGACTAA
- a CDS encoding phosphoenolpyruvate carboxykinase (ATP), translated as MTQFYTDMGINMERPNNKIFVNSARSFLIQETVARGIGKLTKDGALVVETGKHTGRSANDRYIVRDETTENTIWWDNNFKAMTPDTFAKLKSHITNYLNEDRDLFITERSVGADEVHNLGARLVTTNPNHALFSTHLFREKMRDFNENDFTILHAPELQLDPAEFDLRSETAIVTCIKSKITIIAGTLYAGEIKKSMFAAMNYLLPESNIMPTHSGASRLDNGEVSIFFGLSGTGKTTLSTDVGTYLIGDDEHGISEAGTFNFEGGCYAKTYKLSQEGEPEIYAASNRFGSLLENVVLDENTGLVDFYDKSLSENGRASYPLEFIDELEKTSRGDIPKHVFFLSADAFGVLPPVAKLTKEQAMFYFVLGYTAKLAGTEIGVKEPTATFSSCFGAPFMLRHPSEYAKLLGEYIDKLGFNVWMVNTGWTGGAYGTGQRFPLNITRQIIRNIQANNLHNVETEQDPIFGLNIPKVVGEIPSTILNPQKSWEDHDAYTTKAQELAVSFHKQMSTFGNFYEENIAGAPTFGK; from the coding sequence ATGACGCAATTTTATACAGACATGGGAATTAACATGGAGCGACCAAATAATAAGATATTTGTAAACTCTGCAAGAAGCTTTTTAATTCAAGAAACAGTAGCTCGTGGCATTGGAAAGCTAACTAAAGACGGTGCTCTAGTAGTTGAGACAGGAAAGCATACGGGGCGCAGCGCCAATGACCGTTATATCGTTCGCGATGAAACAACAGAAAATACAATCTGGTGGGACAATAATTTTAAGGCCATGACACCGGATACTTTTGCAAAGTTAAAGTCACATATAACTAATTACCTAAATGAAGATCGTGATCTTTTCATTACTGAAAGAAGCGTTGGTGCTGACGAAGTTCACAACCTTGGTGCAAGACTTGTAACAACTAATCCTAATCATGCACTTTTCTCAACTCACCTATTTCGTGAAAAGATGAGAGACTTTAATGAAAATGATTTTACGATTCTTCACGCTCCAGAACTTCAACTGGATCCAGCTGAATTTGATTTAAGATCAGAGACTGCAATTGTAACTTGTATCAAATCTAAAATTACAATTATTGCAGGAACACTTTATGCGGGTGAAATTAAGAAGAGTATGTTTGCAGCGATGAACTATCTTCTACCTGAGTCGAATATTATGCCAACTCACTCAGGGGCATCTCGCCTTGATAACGGTGAAGTTTCAATCTTCTTTGGTCTTTCGGGAACAGGAAAAACAACTCTTTCAACAGATGTTGGTACTTATCTAATTGGTGATGATGAGCACGGAATTAGTGAAGCGGGTACTTTCAATTTTGAGGGTGGATGCTATGCTAAAACTTATAAGCTTTCTCAAGAAGGTGAACCAGAAATTTACGCGGCTTCAAATCGCTTCGGATCACTTCTTGAAAACGTTGTTCTAGACGAGAATACTGGACTTGTTGATTTCTATGATAAGTCACTTTCTGAGAATGGACGTGCTTCATATCCTTTAGAGTTCATCGATGAACTTGAAAAGACTTCACGTGGTGATATTCCTAAACACGTATTCTTCTTATCTGCTGACGCCTTTGGTGTTTTACCTCCAGTTGCAAAACTGACAAAAGAACAAGCGATGTTCTACTTTGTTCTAGGTTACACAGCGAAGCTTGCTGGAACAGAAATTGGAGTAAAAGAGCCAACGGCCACTTTCTCATCTTGTTTTGGAGCTCCTTTCATGCTTCGTCATCCAAGTGAATACGCAAAACTTCTTGGTGAGTATATTGACAAGCTAGGCTTTAATGTTTGGATGGTGAACACTGGTTGGACTGGTGGTGCATATGGTACTGGACAACGTTTCCCTCTAAATATTACAAGACAGATTATTCGTAACATCCAAGCTAATAATCTACATAACGTTGAAACTGAACAAGACCCTATCTTTGGTCTAAATATTCCAAAAGTTGTGGGAGAAATTCCAAGTACAATTTTAAATCCTCAAAAATCGTGGGAAGATCATGATGCTTATACAACTAAGGCGCAAGAGCTTGCCGTTAGCTTCCATAAGCAAATGAGTACATTCGGTAATTTCTATGAAGAAAATATCGCTGGTGCTCCAACATTTGGAAAATAA
- the alaS gene encoding alanine--tRNA ligase: protein MQPLSSREIRERFLDYFEKMDHLKISASSIVPQNDPTLLFINSGMAPLKNYFLGKETPPSPRLANYQPCIRTKDIDDVGDRHHLTIFEMLGSWSIGDYYKEKACKLAYDLLVHELDFDPKRLYFTVYGGNDDLGIKPDTESIEAWKKCGVPEDHIVVLGEDNFWGPAGDHGPCGPCTEVFYDTGAEYGPEYKPGGHFDDVSRYIEIWNAGVFMELNKQKDGTFEPLPLKSVDTGSGLERLAMVMNGCDSVYETDLLAPLMAFSKELLGKNTDIQTERMISDHMRASIMILAEGVMPGNEGQGYIPRRLIRKCVAACISRGVKPNFNKHIQKTIEMLGDYYPQLKSAREAIIYNMEQEINEFVPIVENGLKKIEEELSTNSKSKELFPGHVAFELVTTHGLPLEVIKAELASKKIEFAEIEYNECYEAHRKASRVISRKSSVGADQERIELEFIEVADTEFTGYDSLETDSEILKIYRTEDEIYFATKETPFYGESGGQAGDIGTARTSTGELQIIDTMKVKNTHVHIAKIISGEIETGEKIELVVDGENRKASMRNHSATHLLHAALHEVIGKHAIQKGSMVTSERLRFDFQNPQAVSNEELIKVEALVNKWIMQNDSRTTKLCSYEEAIDNGAMALFGEKYDSDVRVIAFGKESVELCGGTHVGRTGDIGLFVITQETSVAKGIRRIEAVTGTEAVRVMQERTALLNAAAKELSTKPQEVPARIKDLRAEMKKKIKEASAKAAQNGSTDFIKEVKRDYEGFKLFAATLDADAKAVKEIGDNMINKGEVQLICLISKDDKGMKSFVWSNSDVKAGDFLKKILEPVAGRGGGRPNFAQGGAPDVNSGAQVLEFIESL, encoded by the coding sequence ATGCAGCCATTATCATCTCGCGAGATTAGAGAGAGATTCCTAGATTACTTTGAAAAGATGGATCACTTAAAAATTAGTGCATCTTCAATCGTTCCTCAAAACGACCCGACACTACTTTTTATCAACTCTGGGATGGCCCCGTTAAAGAATTATTTTCTTGGAAAAGAGACTCCTCCATCTCCAAGGCTAGCAAATTATCAACCATGTATTCGTACAAAAGATATTGATGATGTTGGTGACCGTCACCACTTAACAATTTTTGAAATGCTCGGTTCTTGGTCAATAGGTGACTATTACAAAGAAAAAGCATGTAAGCTTGCTTACGACTTACTAGTTCATGAACTAGACTTCGATCCAAAGAGACTTTACTTCACTGTTTATGGTGGAAATGATGATCTAGGGATTAAACCAGATACTGAGTCTATTGAGGCTTGGAAGAAGTGTGGTGTTCCTGAGGATCATATTGTCGTTCTTGGTGAAGATAACTTCTGGGGACCGGCAGGGGATCATGGGCCATGTGGACCATGTACTGAAGTATTCTATGACACAGGTGCAGAGTATGGGCCTGAGTATAAGCCGGGTGGACATTTTGATGATGTAAGTCGTTACATTGAAATTTGGAATGCCGGTGTTTTCATGGAGCTTAACAAGCAAAAAGACGGAACATTTGAGCCTCTACCACTTAAGTCCGTTGATACAGGTTCTGGACTTGAGAGACTTGCAATGGTTATGAATGGTTGCGATTCTGTTTATGAAACTGATTTACTCGCACCGCTTATGGCATTTTCAAAAGAGCTTTTAGGTAAGAATACAGATATTCAAACTGAGCGTATGATTTCAGATCACATGCGTGCAAGTATTATGATTCTTGCTGAAGGTGTTATGCCTGGAAACGAAGGACAAGGATATATTCCACGTCGTCTTATTCGTAAGTGTGTCGCCGCTTGTATTTCAAGAGGTGTGAAACCTAACTTTAATAAGCACATTCAAAAAACAATTGAGATGCTTGGTGATTACTACCCACAGCTTAAGTCAGCTCGTGAAGCAATCATCTATAATATGGAACAAGAAATTAATGAGTTCGTTCCAATCGTTGAAAATGGTCTAAAGAAAATTGAAGAAGAGCTATCAACAAACTCTAAATCAAAAGAACTATTTCCAGGGCATGTTGCATTTGAACTTGTAACAACTCATGGACTTCCTTTAGAAGTAATTAAAGCTGAGCTTGCTTCAAAGAAAATTGAATTTGCTGAAATTGAATATAACGAGTGTTACGAAGCTCACAGAAAAGCTTCTCGTGTAATTTCTCGCAAGAGCTCTGTTGGTGCAGACCAGGAGAGAATTGAACTTGAGTTTATCGAAGTAGCTGATACTGAGTTTACTGGATATGACTCTCTTGAGACAGATAGTGAAATTTTAAAAATTTACCGTACTGAAGATGAAATCTACTTTGCGACAAAAGAAACACCATTCTATGGTGAGTCTGGTGGACAAGCCGGTGATATCGGAACTGCTAGAACATCTACTGGTGAGCTTCAGATTATCGATACAATGAAAGTAAAAAATACTCATGTTCATATCGCTAAGATTATTTCTGGTGAAATTGAAACAGGTGAAAAGATTGAGTTGGTAGTTGATGGTGAAAATAGAAAAGCTTCAATGAGAAACCACTCTGCGACTCACTTACTACATGCTGCTCTTCACGAAGTGATTGGAAAGCATGCGATTCAAAAGGGTTCAATGGTAACTTCAGAGCGTCTACGCTTTGACTTTCAAAACCCTCAAGCAGTATCTAACGAAGAACTGATTAAAGTAGAGGCTTTAGTAAATAAGTGGATTATGCAAAATGATTCACGTACAACAAAGCTTTGTTCATACGAAGAAGCAATTGATAATGGTGCGATGGCATTATTTGGTGAAAAATACGATAGCGATGTTCGCGTAATTGCATTCGGAAAGGAAAGTGTTGAACTTTGTGGTGGGACTCACGTAGGACGCACAGGTGATATTGGTCTTTTCGTAATTACTCAGGAAACTTCTGTTGCAAAAGGTATTCGTCGTATTGAGGCCGTAACAGGAACTGAAGCAGTTCGTGTGATGCAGGAAAGAACGGCACTACTTAATGCTGCGGCAAAAGAACTTAGTACGAAACCTCAAGAGGTTCCAGCTCGTATTAAGGATCTTCGTGCAGAGATGAAAAAGAAGATCAAGGAAGCGAGTGCTAAAGCAGCTCAAAATGGATCAACTGACTTTATCAAAGAAGTTAAGCGTGACTATGAAGGGTTTAAGCTATTTGCTGCTACTTTGGATGCTGATGCTAAAGCGGTTAAAGAAATTGGTGATAATATGATCAACAAGGGTGAAGTACAGCTTATCTGCCTCATTTCGAAGGATGATAAGGGGATGAAATCATTTGTATGGTCTAACTCTGATGTTAAGGCAGGGGACTTCTTAAAGAAGATCCTAGAGCCTGTCGCTGGACGTGGTGGCGGACGCCCTAACTTTGCTCAAGGTGGTGCACCAGATGTAAACTCTGGCGCTCAAGTGCTTGAATTTATTGAAAGTTTATAA
- a CDS encoding sensor histidine kinase KdpD: MKLKFKSENLIQRYLIVFTLIMVSITVSYYYLAYPNVLFHKIPKEFFYTYTTTQVLFFIIACALGKHGLAKAICVLPSILIMIIIVFTFGGVKSPGIIWITGTPIFFGVFYNRSGLLFGVFVMISTFASFFMLDHTIASLSYPLTNTQYYSLLKFNIVQFSILTTIYFFFYVWLESNSRLKLALSNKQLDTLLHVVLHDLSNPVTILKLKISSLLRKSVIDESSYIQINTSLKKVQEIISNVRSFQLDSESLFSHKSKIDSELIKNFSEQHFKLLNDKNLKLHFDILTEKSFFCEKKIFCDHILSNLISNAIKFSHEGQDVLIKFYDEAGRIYIDIVDKGIGIPSDIIDGLFHFERKTSRLGTKGEVGTGYGLPIVKYFTDFSNGKINISSDVNIGTRVTLSFHIAKN, encoded by the coding sequence ATGAAACTAAAATTCAAAAGCGAGAACCTTATTCAGCGCTATCTGATTGTTTTTACGCTTATCATGGTATCAATTACAGTCAGTTACTACTATCTGGCGTACCCTAATGTTCTCTTTCATAAGATTCCGAAAGAGTTCTTTTATACGTATACGACGACCCAGGTTTTATTTTTTATTATTGCCTGTGCACTAGGAAAGCATGGTCTCGCCAAGGCGATTTGTGTTCTGCCATCTATTCTAATCATGATAATCATTGTCTTCACTTTTGGAGGCGTAAAGTCTCCTGGGATTATTTGGATAACAGGAACGCCTATTTTTTTCGGAGTTTTCTATAATAGATCAGGGCTTCTTTTTGGTGTATTTGTGATGATCTCCACATTTGCATCTTTTTTTATGCTTGATCATACTATCGCATCTCTATCTTACCCTTTAACGAATACTCAATACTATTCTCTATTGAAATTTAATATCGTACAATTCTCTATTCTCACGACAATATATTTTTTCTTCTATGTTTGGCTGGAGTCCAACTCTAGACTAAAACTTGCACTTTCAAATAAGCAACTTGATACACTACTTCATGTAGTCCTTCACGATCTTTCAAATCCAGTTACTATTTTGAAATTAAAAATTTCAAGCCTACTTAGAAAGAGCGTAATTGATGAGTCTTCTTACATACAAATCAACACCTCTCTAAAGAAGGTTCAAGAGATCATTTCAAATGTAAGAAGCTTCCAATTGGATTCAGAGAGTCTCTTCTCACATAAAAGTAAAATCGACTCTGAGCTAATTAAAAACTTCTCTGAACAGCATTTTAAACTCTTAAATGATAAAAACTTAAAGTTACACTTTGATATTCTCACAGAGAAAAGCTTTTTTTGTGAAAAGAAGATTTTCTGCGATCATATATTAAGTAATCTTATCTCAAATGCGATTAAATTCAGTCATGAAGGGCAAGACGTGCTTATAAAGTTTTATGATGAAGCTGGTCGTATTTATATTGATATTGTCGACAAGGGAATAGGTATTCCAAGTGACATCATTGACGGCCTTTTTCACTTTGAGCGAAAGACTAGCCGCCTAGGGACAAAAGGAGAAGTTGGCACAGGTTATGGCCTACCTATTGTGAAATACTTCACTGATTTCTCAAATGGAAAAATCAATATAAGCTCTGATGTAAATATCGGAACCCGTGTAACACTCTCATTTCATATAGCAAAGAATTAA